Proteins co-encoded in one Arachis hypogaea cultivar Tifrunner chromosome 13, arahy.Tifrunner.gnm2.J5K5, whole genome shotgun sequence genomic window:
- the LOC112732454 gene encoding uncharacterized protein isoform X1, with the protein MASVGMAPTSGVRESGGGVDRLPEEMNDMKIRDDKEMEATVVDGNGMETGHIIVTTIGGKNGQPKQGCKCLYLDIDDDRKEVGTTVTHADLEPRRSRTDLNSKTGAFLMVLTILLGLLCFILCLIAEATRSQVQFLLTFTSFICILLHIFMLFAA; encoded by the exons ATGGCATCTGTTGGTATGGCACCAACATCAGGCGTGAGAGAATCAGGTGGCGGCGTTGATAGATTGCCGGAAGAGATGAACGATATGAAAATTAGGGATGATAAG GAAATGGAAGCTacagttgttgatggcaatggaATGGAGACCGGCCATATCATTGTAACTACTATTGGTGGTAAAAATGGTCAACCAAAGCAG GGGTGCAAATGCTTGTATCTTGATATTGATGATGATAGGAAGGAAGTTGGTACAACAG TAACACATGCAGATCTTGAACCAAGAAGAAGCAGAACAGATTTAAATAGCAAAACTGGTGCATTTCTTATGGTTCTTACAATTTTATTAGGCCTCTTGTGTTTCATCTTGTGTCTCATTGCAGAAGCCACACGTTCTCAGGTTCAATTTCTTTTAACttttacttcatttatttgcatattaTTACATATATTTATGCTATTTGCTGCatga
- the LOC112735180 gene encoding protein FAR1-RELATED SEQUENCE 5-like, which produces MALAAFCNLLPSHQKMSDEDKAQVNSMKQFGIPVSKIMAYMAGQSGGYSMLRFTKKDLYNYVHSQWRARILDGDAAATISYLEGKANADLMSVARYTTTADNRLGNLFWVDSIMKSDYELFGDVLAFDATYRGNKYKKPLVVFFGTNHHRTPNLVVTDGDKAMRTTVTEVMPSTKHRLYAWHLEKICVQRVKEAEFRKVFKKAIYENFDVDEFERYWRTSIESLSLGQNTCLDRVVKDYQNNEVTAQFYSTYYIPVLNTGLDAIELSASKLYTRAVFREVKKQIKGVATLLF; this is translated from the exons ATGGCCCTAGCTGCGTTTTGCAACCTGTTGCCAAGTCATCAAAAAATGAGCGACGAGGATAAGGCTCAAGTGAATAGCATGAAGCAATTCGGAATCCCTGTCTCGAAGATAATGGCTTACATGGCAGGCCAATCCGGTGGATATAGCATGCTTCGGTTTACAAAAAAGGATTTGTACAACTATGTTCACAGTCAATGGCGAGCACGAATCTTGGATGGGGATGCGGCTGCAACTATCAGTTACTTGGAGGGGAAGGCAAATGCGGACCTTATGTCAGTCGCCAGATACACAACGACTGCAGATAATCGGTTGGGTAACTTATTTTGGGTGGACAGTATCATGAAATCCGATTATGAGTTGTTTGGTGATGTCCTTGCATTTGACGCGACGTACCGTGGGAACAAGTACAAGAAACCTCTGGTGGTGTTCTTTGGGACAAATCATCACAG AACACCGAACCTTGTTGTGACGGATGGAGATAAGGCAATGCGCACTACCGTTACAGAGGTGATGCCTTCAACCAAGCACAGACTATATGCATGGCATTTGGAGAAAATTTGTGTCCAACGGGTAAAGGAAGCTGAATTTCGGAAAGTATTCAAAAAGGCTATCTATGAAAACTTTGATGTTGACGAGTTCGAGAGATATTGGAGGACCTCAATCGAGTCTCTCAGTCTAGGCCAAAATACATG TTTGGATAGGGTCGTGAAAGATTATCAGAACAATGAGGTTACTGCACAATTTTACTCCACTTATTACATACCCGTGTTAAATACTGGATTAGATGCAATAGAGTTGTCTGCGTCGAAGCTGTATACAAGAGCTGTTTTTAGGGAGGTTAAGAAGCAAATCAAGGGTGTTGCAACGCTATTGTTTTAG
- the LOC112732454 gene encoding shaggy-related protein kinase alpha isoform X4: MASVGMAPTSGVRESGGGVDRLPEEMNDMKIRDDKEMEATVVDGNGMETGHIIVTTIGGKNGQPKQGCKCLYLDIDDDRKEVGTTGH, translated from the exons ATGGCATCTGTTGGTATGGCACCAACATCAGGCGTGAGAGAATCAGGTGGCGGCGTTGATAGATTGCCGGAAGAGATGAACGATATGAAAATTAGGGATGATAAG GAAATGGAAGCTacagttgttgatggcaatggaATGGAGACCGGCCATATCATTGTAACTACTATTGGTGGTAAAAATGGTCAACCAAAGCAG GGGTGCAAATGCTTGTATCTTGATATTGATGATGATAGGAAGGAAGTTGGTACAACAG gaCATTAA
- the LOC112732454 gene encoding uncharacterized protein isoform X2: MASVGMAPTSGVRESGGGVDRLPEEMNDMKIRDDKEMEATVVDGNGMETGHIIVTTIGGKNGQPKQGCKCLYLDIDDDRKEVGTTVTHADLEPRRSRTDLNSKTGAFLMVLTILLGLLCFILCLIAEATRSQDWDSILNFIEKS, encoded by the exons ATGGCATCTGTTGGTATGGCACCAACATCAGGCGTGAGAGAATCAGGTGGCGGCGTTGATAGATTGCCGGAAGAGATGAACGATATGAAAATTAGGGATGATAAG GAAATGGAAGCTacagttgttgatggcaatggaATGGAGACCGGCCATATCATTGTAACTACTATTGGTGGTAAAAATGGTCAACCAAAGCAG GGGTGCAAATGCTTGTATCTTGATATTGATGATGATAGGAAGGAAGTTGGTACAACAG TAACACATGCAGATCTTGAACCAAGAAGAAGCAGAACAGATTTAAATAGCAAAACTGGTGCATTTCTTATGGTTCTTACAATTTTATTAGGCCTCTTGTGTTTCATCTTGTGTCTCATTGCAGAAGCCACACGTTCTCAG GATTGGGATTCTATACTCAACTTCATTGAGAAGTCATAA
- the LOC112732453 gene encoding uncharacterized protein translates to MEKSKQEDQHRFSKGRSSSWPSNKSVWDCGSTLYDSYELHSFKRQIDSAIASSPRTLSMPHLTDHRRRFHQQPPPSSSSNNKSFKISRTFQKLLRFVFKSSSSNNKFRICGSDGHNKLEMADLEEKYSKERLYVVYDKYDQAVLSTIPELPEFEMGGLSPEISSLVRKSASERFTTPTPIRISCA, encoded by the coding sequence atggagAAATCTAAACAAGAAGATCAACATCGATTTTCAAAGGGAAGGAGTTCATCTTGGCCCAGCAACAAAAGCGTTTGGGACTGTGGAAGCACACTCTATGACTCCTACGAGCTTCACTCCTTCAAGCGCCAAATCGACTCTGCCATAGCCAGTTCCCCAAGAACCCTTTCCATGCCTCATTTAACAGACCACCGTCGCCGTTTTCACCAGCAACCACCACCTTCATCATCATCCAACAATAAGTCGTTCAAGATCTCACGAACCTTCCAGAAACTCCTTCGCTTTGTTTTCAAGTCCAGCAGCAGCAATAATAAATTCAGGATTTGTGGTAGTGATGGTCACAACAAACTCGAAATGGCAGATCTAGAAGAGAAATACTCGAAAGAACGTTTGTACGTGGTTTATGATAAGTATGATCAAGCGGTTCTGTCAACTATACCGGAACTTCCAGAGTTTGAGATGGGTGGACTTTCGCCGGAGATAAgttccttggttagaaagtcaGCTTCCGAAAGGTTTACTACGCCCACTCCTATTCGTATTTCGTGTGCTTGA
- the LOC112732454 gene encoding uncharacterized protein isoform X3: MASVGMAPTSGVRESGGGVDRLPEEMNDMKIRDDKEMEATVVDGNGMETGHIIVTTIGGKNGQPKQGCKCLYLDIDDDRKEVGTTVTHADLEPRRSRTDLNSKTGAFLMVLTILLGLLCFILCLIAEATRSQESPSISPLT, encoded by the exons ATGGCATCTGTTGGTATGGCACCAACATCAGGCGTGAGAGAATCAGGTGGCGGCGTTGATAGATTGCCGGAAGAGATGAACGATATGAAAATTAGGGATGATAAG GAAATGGAAGCTacagttgttgatggcaatggaATGGAGACCGGCCATATCATTGTAACTACTATTGGTGGTAAAAATGGTCAACCAAAGCAG GGGTGCAAATGCTTGTATCTTGATATTGATGATGATAGGAAGGAAGTTGGTACAACAG TAACACATGCAGATCTTGAACCAAGAAGAAGCAGAACAGATTTAAATAGCAAAACTGGTGCATTTCTTATGGTTCTTACAATTTTATTAGGCCTCTTGTGTTTCATCTTGTGTCTCATTGCAGAAGCCACACGTTCTCAG GAGAGTCCTTCGATCAGTCCACTTACATAG